The following coding sequences lie in one Streptomyces venezuelae genomic window:
- a CDS encoding MFS transporter, with protein sequence MPLSAILPDLSPWRSTRDFRLLWVQGLVTTFGSFMALVALPLQIKELTDSPVAVGAMGAVELVPLIVFGLYGGALADAVDRRKVILLTEAGLGLLAAVLLVNALLPEPLLWPLYVVAAGVSALAGLQRPALDSLMARIVPHDQLTAAAALNSLRWNVGAIAAPSLAGIVVAYAGHASAYGITAVCFVLSVALCTRLSPAPAAHDAEKPSLKGLAEGARYAWSRPVLLGTYAIDMAAMFFAFPNTIFPFLADDLDAEWALGLMYAAGAVGSLVFSLTSGWTSRVRRHGLLVVFGAAGWGLAITAAGWLSNIWLVLVCLAFAGAGDMASGLGRSTIWNQTIPDELRGRLAGIEVLSYSVGPQLGQVRAGTAAGWTGTRPAIWSGGLACLASVGILAAVLPKLVSYDATTDPDARRRRERGDTGVTEPVAP encoded by the coding sequence GTGCCTCTCTCCGCGATACTGCCCGATCTCTCCCCCTGGCGCTCCACCCGCGACTTCCGGTTGCTGTGGGTGCAGGGGCTCGTCACCACGTTCGGCAGTTTCATGGCCCTGGTCGCCCTGCCGCTCCAGATCAAGGAGCTGACGGACTCACCGGTCGCGGTCGGCGCGATGGGCGCGGTCGAGCTGGTGCCGCTGATCGTCTTCGGGCTGTACGGCGGGGCGCTCGCCGACGCCGTGGACCGGCGCAAGGTGATCCTCCTGACCGAGGCGGGCCTCGGCCTCCTCGCCGCCGTCCTCCTGGTGAACGCGCTGCTGCCCGAGCCGCTGCTGTGGCCGCTCTACGTCGTGGCGGCCGGCGTCTCCGCGCTCGCCGGGCTGCAGCGGCCCGCCCTGGACTCCCTGATGGCGCGGATCGTGCCGCACGACCAGCTGACGGCGGCCGCCGCGCTGAACTCGCTGCGGTGGAACGTGGGCGCCATCGCCGCGCCGTCCCTCGCGGGCATCGTCGTCGCGTACGCGGGCCACGCCTCGGCGTACGGGATCACGGCCGTCTGCTTCGTGCTGTCTGTCGCGCTGTGCACCCGCCTCTCCCCCGCGCCCGCCGCGCACGACGCGGAGAAGCCGTCGCTGAAGGGGCTCGCGGAGGGCGCGCGCTACGCGTGGTCGCGTCCCGTGCTGCTCGGTACGTACGCGATCGACATGGCGGCGATGTTCTTCGCCTTCCCCAACACGATCTTCCCGTTCCTCGCGGACGACCTGGACGCGGAGTGGGCGCTCGGTCTGATGTACGCGGCCGGCGCGGTCGGCTCCCTCGTGTTCAGCCTCACCAGCGGATGGACGTCGCGGGTGCGGCGGCACGGGCTGCTCGTCGTGTTCGGCGCGGCGGGCTGGGGGCTCGCGATCACCGCGGCGGGCTGGCTCTCCAACATCTGGCTGGTGCTCGTCTGCCTCGCGTTCGCGGGCGCCGGGGACATGGCGAGCGGGCTCGGGCGCTCCACGATCTGGAACCAGACCATCCCGGACGAGCTGCGCGGGCGGCTCGCCGGGATCGAGGTCCTGTCGTACAGCGTGGGTCCGCAGCTCGGTCAGGTCCGCGCGGGCACGGCGGCGGGCTGGACCGGCACGCGGCCCGCGATCTGGTCGGGCGGCCTCGCCTGTCTGGCCTCGGTCGGCATCCTCGCGGCGGTGCTGCCGAAGCTCGTCTCGTACGACGCGACGACGGACCCGGACGCGCGGCGCCGCAGGGAACGGGGCGACACCGGGGTTACGGAGCCGGTGGCCCCGTAA
- the map gene encoding type I methionyl aminopeptidase produces the protein MSGQSLLVPGELSPHRSVPGNIRRPEYVGKPAPTPYSGPEVQTPETIELMRTAGRIAARAMEEAAKHIAPGVTTDELDRVAHEYMCDHGAYPSTLGYRGFPKSLCSSVNEVICHGIPDSTVLNDGDIINLDVTAYIGGVHGDNNATYLVGDVDDESRLLVERTKESLNRAIKAVKPGRQINIIGRVIESYAKRFGYGVVRDFTGHGINTSFHSGLIVPHYDSPHATTVIQPGMTFTIEPMLTLGTYEYDMWEDGWTVVTKDRKRTAQFEHTLVVTDTGAEILTLP, from the coding sequence ATGTCTGGCCAGTCACTGCTCGTCCCGGGGGAGCTCTCTCCCCACCGTTCCGTCCCCGGCAACATCCGGCGCCCGGAGTACGTGGGGAAACCCGCGCCGACCCCGTACTCGGGACCCGAGGTGCAGACCCCCGAGACCATCGAGCTGATGCGTACCGCGGGGCGCATCGCCGCCCGCGCCATGGAAGAGGCCGCGAAGCACATCGCGCCGGGCGTGACCACCGATGAGCTGGACCGCGTCGCGCACGAGTACATGTGCGACCACGGGGCCTACCCCTCCACGCTCGGCTACCGCGGCTTCCCGAAGTCGCTGTGCAGCTCGGTCAACGAGGTCATCTGCCACGGCATCCCGGACTCGACCGTCCTGAACGACGGCGACATCATCAACCTCGACGTGACGGCCTACATCGGCGGCGTGCACGGCGACAACAACGCCACGTACCTCGTGGGCGACGTCGACGACGAGTCGAGGCTGCTCGTCGAGCGGACCAAGGAGTCCCTCAACCGCGCCATCAAGGCCGTCAAGCCCGGCCGCCAGATCAACATCATCGGCCGGGTCATCGAGTCGTACGCCAAGCGCTTCGGGTACGGCGTGGTGCGCGACTTCACCGGCCACGGCATCAACACGTCCTTCCACTCCGGCCTGATCGTCCCGCACTACGACAGCCCGCACGCCACGACCGTCATCCAGCCCGGCATGACGTTCACGATCGAGCCGATGCTGACGCTCGGCACGTACGAGTACGACATGTGGGAGGACGGCTGGACCGTCGTCACCAAGGACAGGAAGCGCACCGCTCAGTTCGAGCACACGCTGGTGGTGACGGACACGGGGGCGGAAATCCTCACACTGCCCTGA
- a CDS encoding heme oxygenase (biliverdin-producing), translating to MVTPHSPLTPFSTVIRTASHEEHTEAETSSFMSDLLGGRLGVDAYTRYTEQLWFVYRALEDGAEALREDPVAGPFIRPELARVVELERDLAHLRGADWRTGLAPLPATEAYAARVAECARTWPGGYVAHHYTRYLGDLSGGQIIRGRAERAWGFDRKGDGVRFYVFEGISNPAAFKRGYRELLDGIDAVVADELERKRMVDECKFAFALNTAVFRELGDEFPLSA from the coding sequence ATGGTCACGCCGCACTCGCCGCTCACGCCCTTCTCGACGGTCATCCGTACCGCGTCCCACGAAGAGCACACCGAGGCGGAGACCTCGTCCTTCATGAGCGACCTCCTCGGCGGCAGGCTCGGCGTCGACGCGTACACGCGGTACACGGAGCAGCTGTGGTTCGTCTACCGCGCCCTCGAGGACGGCGCCGAGGCGCTGCGCGAGGACCCCGTCGCGGGGCCCTTCATACGGCCCGAGCTGGCCCGCGTCGTCGAACTGGAGCGCGACCTCGCGCACCTGCGGGGCGCGGACTGGCGCACGGGCCTCGCCCCGCTGCCCGCCACGGAGGCGTACGCGGCCCGCGTCGCGGAGTGCGCCCGCACTTGGCCCGGCGGTTACGTCGCCCACCACTACACGCGCTACCTGGGCGACCTCTCCGGCGGCCAGATCATCCGCGGCAGGGCCGAGCGCGCGTGGGGCTTCGACCGCAAGGGCGACGGCGTGCGGTTCTACGTCTTCGAGGGCATCTCCAACCCGGCCGCGTTCAAGCGGGGTTACCGCGAACTGCTCGACGGGATCGACGCGGTGGTCGCGGACGAGCTGGAGAGGAAGCGGATGGTCGACGAGTGCAAGTTCGCTTTCGCTTTGAATACGGCGGTGTTCCGTGAGCTGGGGGACGAGTTTCCGCTGAGCGCCTGA
- a CDS encoding PhzF family phenazine biosynthesis protein, whose translation MTEPLDVVRVFCGPDGRHGNELGVVRDGARTPAREDRQALARKFGFSETVFVDDPERGVIDIYTPTLRLPFAGHPCVGAAWLLDLPELVTSAGVVTARQDGEFTWITARAEWAPPRTLRQYGTAAEVDALDVPPPGEWVYAWAWQDEAAGRVRARGFPGRDDGIDEDEATGAAALLLTHELGRALNITQGRGSQLLTAPGPGKVIEVGGRARLVEFSPSGV comes from the coding sequence GTGACTGAACCACTCGACGTAGTACGCGTCTTCTGCGGGCCCGACGGTCGGCACGGCAACGAACTCGGTGTCGTGCGCGACGGGGCCCGCACCCCTGCCCGCGAGGACCGCCAGGCGCTGGCGCGGAAGTTCGGCTTCAGCGAGACGGTCTTCGTCGACGACCCGGAACGCGGCGTCATCGACATCTACACGCCCACCCTCCGGCTGCCTTTCGCGGGCCACCCCTGCGTCGGCGCGGCGTGGCTCCTCGACCTGCCCGAACTGGTCACGTCGGCAGGGGTGGTGACGGCGCGTCAGGACGGTGAGTTCACGTGGATCACGGCACGCGCGGAGTGGGCGCCACCGAGGACGCTGCGACAGTACGGGACGGCCGCCGAGGTCGACGCGCTCGACGTACCGCCGCCGGGGGAGTGGGTCTACGCCTGGGCCTGGCAGGACGAGGCCGCGGGGCGGGTGCGCGCACGGGGCTTTCCCGGCCGGGACGACGGAATCGACGAGGACGAGGCGACGGGCGCGGCGGCGCTCCTGCTCACGCACGAACTGGGCCGCGCCCTCAACATCACGCAGGGCCGCGGCTCCCAACTCCTGACGGCACCGGGCCCGGGGAAAGTGATCGAGGTGGGCGGACGAGCAAGGCTCGTGGAATTCAGCCCCTCCGGCGTTTGA
- a CDS encoding HtaA domain-containing protein — MAATRRPLTLAAAVATAVALGASVLTLPALAADANGAEKPAPPKLELKDGTLQWGLKESFRKYVVGMAHGKIEAEGGATQAAGNGVFTFSGGKGTYDTGTHATDTAFKGSVRFTSTLHKFDIGIADIKVRTKGKTGAIRADVTLNGAVQNDIDFAELDLSAVRPGGGEGGAMVFKDIPTTLTEKGAKAFNGMYEKGEKLDPATLTVTPGAPVPEKPTEPTKPAEPSKPAETPQHPKPSERPERPERTKPTKPATPAGVVDGSLSWGLKESFRKYIDTGGGAAVAGGAKKIPSGFQFPYATAELDPAGKKLDASFKGSVRFTYKAHGIDMKFSDLKVRANGAKGTLLADVTTPKGTNNDVKFASLDLSGVSYKPKNDVVHLAKVPATLTAAGAKQFANDTTGSPYQPGEKLDPVTVALSAKAGATLPKAGDGETGGAGTTGSGTTGTGTTGSGSVGGGGTVGGGTGTLAATGSSVPSTALLGAAGVALAAGAGAVVAARRRRGSEAV; from the coding sequence ATGGCCGCCACCCGTCGTCCCCTGACCCTCGCGGCAGCCGTCGCGACCGCCGTGGCCCTCGGCGCGAGCGTCCTGACGCTGCCCGCGCTGGCCGCCGACGCAAACGGTGCCGAGAAGCCCGCCCCGCCGAAGCTGGAGCTGAAGGACGGCACGCTCCAGTGGGGCCTGAAGGAGTCCTTCCGCAAGTACGTCGTGGGCATGGCCCACGGCAAGATCGAGGCCGAGGGCGGCGCCACGCAGGCCGCGGGCAACGGGGTGTTCACGTTCTCCGGCGGCAAGGGGACGTACGACACCGGCACCCACGCCACCGACACCGCCTTCAAGGGCAGCGTCCGCTTCACGTCCACGCTGCACAAGTTCGACATCGGCATCGCGGACATCAAGGTCCGCACCAAGGGGAAGACCGGCGCGATCCGGGCCGACGTGACCCTCAACGGCGCCGTGCAGAACGACATCGACTTCGCTGAGCTCGACCTGAGCGCGGTCCGCCCCGGCGGGGGCGAAGGCGGCGCGATGGTCTTCAAGGACATACCGACGACGCTCACCGAGAAGGGCGCCAAGGCGTTCAACGGCATGTACGAGAAGGGCGAGAAGCTCGACCCGGCCACGCTCACGGTGACGCCGGGCGCACCCGTGCCCGAGAAGCCGACCGAGCCCACCAAGCCTGCCGAACCGTCGAAGCCCGCCGAGACGCCCCAGCACCCGAAGCCCTCCGAGCGCCCTGAGCGCCCAGAGCGCACCAAGCCGACCAAGCCCGCCACCCCGGCGGGCGTCGTCGACGGCTCGCTGTCCTGGGGGCTGAAGGAGTCCTTCCGCAAGTACATCGACACCGGCGGCGGGGCGGCCGTCGCGGGCGGCGCGAAGAAGATTCCCAGCGGCTTCCAGTTCCCTTACGCCACGGCGGAACTGGATCCCGCAGGGAAGAAGCTCGACGCCTCCTTCAAGGGCAGCGTCCGCTTCACGTACAAGGCGCACGGCATCGACATGAAGTTCAGCGACCTCAAGGTGCGGGCGAACGGCGCCAAGGGCACGCTGCTCGCCGACGTCACCACGCCCAAGGGCACGAACAACGACGTGAAGTTCGCGTCGCTCGACCTCTCCGGCGTCTCGTACAAGCCCAAGAACGACGTCGTGCACCTCGCCAAGGTGCCCGCGACCCTCACGGCGGCGGGCGCGAAGCAGTTCGCCAACGACACGACGGGCTCCCCGTACCAGCCGGGCGAGAAGCTCGACCCGGTGACGGTCGCGCTCTCCGCCAAGGCGGGCGCGACCCTCCCGAAGGCGGGCGACGGAGAGACGGGCGGCGCGGGCACGACAGGTTCCGGTACGACAGGCACCGGCACGACGGGCTCCGGCTCGGTCGGCGGCGGGGGCACGGTCGGCGGCGGCACGGGCACCCTCGCGGCCACCGGCTCCTCCGTCCCTTCCACCGCGCTGCTCGGCGCGGCGGGCGTGGCGCTGGCGGCGGGCGCGGGCGCGGTGGTCGCGGCGCGACGGCGGCGGGGTTCCGAAGCGGTGTGA
- a CDS encoding HtaA domain-containing protein, which produces MSREAAALFPAAVAHADDRTVRGGRLDWGIKSSFQSYVTGPIAQGGSTLRGGAATVGGSQFRFHSAKGSYDPDSGTFSAGFSGGVRFTGHKKDGSYQLDLTISRPTVKVSRGTGTLYADMVSKEKGTGKVTSTPQVPLAALDVSGIGMKGGTGPIALDNLPATLTSQGAKAFAGYYPAGTALDPVSLSTDLVAKSAPAKAPSDGKAKDEEKEKAEKEPEAGRIENAAVDWGVRRTFREYVTGPIAKGEWKLSAGAQDGGALFRFPKGEGTYDEKKHTLAADFAGSVRFTGAHGLDLTLAGITVEVKDGRGTLSADVDSEGHRGTTLKDAPLITFPATEEELKPEDGLVALAEVPSKLTAEGAKAFGGMYKAGSAMDPVSLAVALDTETKLPALPDLGSSARPEPAAEKQARPRTEKTADSAGSSSNAVPIGVGAGVAVLLAAAVTFGVVRKRRASTDTSASPSDDS; this is translated from the coding sequence ATGTCGCGGGAGGCCGCGGCCCTGTTCCCGGCGGCCGTCGCGCACGCCGACGACCGCACGGTCCGGGGCGGCAGGCTCGACTGGGGCATCAAGTCCTCCTTCCAGAGCTACGTCACCGGCCCCATCGCCCAAGGCGGTTCGACCCTGCGAGGGGGCGCCGCCACGGTCGGCGGCAGCCAGTTCCGCTTCCACTCGGCCAAGGGCTCGTACGACCCGGACAGCGGGACGTTCAGCGCCGGGTTCTCGGGCGGGGTGCGCTTCACCGGCCACAAGAAGGACGGCTCGTACCAGCTCGACCTCACGATCAGCCGCCCCACCGTGAAGGTCTCCCGCGGCACCGGCACGCTCTACGCCGACATGGTCAGCAAGGAGAAGGGCACCGGCAAGGTCACCTCGACCCCGCAGGTGCCGCTCGCCGCGCTCGACGTCTCGGGCATCGGCATGAAGGGCGGCACAGGACCGATCGCGCTCGACAACCTCCCGGCGACGCTCACGTCACAGGGCGCCAAGGCGTTCGCCGGGTACTACCCGGCGGGCACCGCACTCGACCCGGTGAGCCTGTCGACGGACCTCGTCGCGAAGTCCGCGCCGGCAAAGGCCCCTTCGGACGGCAAGGCGAAGGACGAGGAGAAGGAGAAGGCCGAGAAGGAGCCGGAAGCGGGGCGCATCGAGAACGCCGCCGTCGACTGGGGCGTGCGCCGCACCTTCCGCGAGTACGTCACCGGGCCCATCGCCAAGGGCGAGTGGAAGCTGTCCGCCGGCGCCCAGGACGGCGGCGCGCTCTTCCGCTTCCCGAAGGGCGAGGGCACGTACGACGAGAAGAAGCACACCCTCGCCGCGGACTTCGCCGGATCCGTGCGCTTCACCGGCGCCCACGGCCTCGACCTGACGCTCGCCGGGATCACCGTCGAGGTCAAGGACGGCAGGGGCACGCTCTCGGCGGACGTCGACAGCGAGGGCCACCGCGGCACGACCCTGAAGGACGCCCCACTCATCACCTTCCCGGCGACGGAGGAGGAGTTGAAGCCGGAGGACGGCCTCGTCGCCCTCGCCGAGGTGCCGTCGAAGCTCACCGCCGAGGGCGCCAAGGCCTTCGGCGGCATGTACAAGGCGGGCTCCGCGATGGACCCCGTGTCGCTCGCCGTCGCCCTCGACACGGAGACGAAGCTCCCCGCGCTGCCGGACCTCGGCTCGTCCGCACGGCCGGAACCCGCCGCGGAGAAGCAGGCGCGGCCGAGGACCGAGAAGACCGCCGACTCCGCCGGCTCCTCGTCGAACGCCGTGCCCATCGGCGTCGGCGCGGGCGTCGCGGTGCTGCTCGCCGCGGCGGTCACCTTCGGGGTCGTGCGCAAGAGGCGGGCGTCGACCGACACGTCGGCGTCCCCTTCGGACGACTCCTGA
- a CDS encoding hemin ABC transporter substrate-binding protein translates to MPQSSLPPRTVRSSACATAAGNRAAASRDITATFEQAKKLPVVTRAHDVSAESVFSLEPTVVLADSTTGPAEAVDQIRDAGIPLVVFDPAKGLDDVSPRIEAVAKALGVEKAGAELTARTERRIDEVREGIPDGNRAKKPRVAFLYLRGTASVYLLGGRESGASSLLEAAGAVDAGKESGLRKDFTAITSEALAKAAPDAILVMTKGLDSVGGVDGLLKVPGVAETPAGLDRRVVSVEDGVLLNYGPRTDQVLKSLVKQLYADGTAS, encoded by the coding sequence ATGCCCCAGTCGAGCCTGCCGCCCCGGACCGTGCGGTCGTCGGCGTGCGCGACGGCCGCCGGGAACAGGGCCGCGGCCTCCCGCGACATCACCGCCACCTTCGAGCAGGCGAAGAAGCTGCCCGTGGTGACGCGTGCGCACGACGTCTCGGCGGAGAGCGTGTTCTCGCTCGAACCGACCGTCGTCCTCGCCGACTCCACCACCGGACCCGCCGAGGCCGTCGACCAGATCCGCGACGCGGGCATCCCCCTCGTCGTGTTCGACCCGGCGAAGGGTCTCGACGACGTGAGTCCGCGCATCGAGGCGGTGGCGAAGGCCCTGGGCGTCGAGAAGGCGGGCGCCGAGCTGACCGCGCGCACCGAGCGGCGGATCGACGAGGTCCGCGAGGGCATTCCCGACGGGAACCGGGCGAAGAAGCCGCGGGTCGCCTTCCTCTATCTGCGCGGCACCGCCTCCGTGTATCTCCTCGGCGGCCGTGAGTCCGGGGCGAGTTCGCTCCTGGAGGCGGCGGGCGCGGTCGACGCGGGCAAGGAGTCCGGGCTGAGGAAGGACTTCACCGCGATCACCAGCGAGGCCCTCGCCAAGGCCGCGCCGGACGCGATCCTCGTGATGACGAAGGGCCTGGACTCGGTGGGCGGCGTCGACGGGCTCCTGAAGGTGCCGGGCGTCGCAGAGACCCCCGCGGGCCTGGACCGCCGTGTCGTCTCCGTCGAGGACGGCGTCCTCCTCAACTACGGGCCACGCACCGACCAGGTCCTGAAGTCCCTGGTGAAGCAGCTGTACGCGGACGGCACCGCGTCATGA
- a CDS encoding FecCD family ABC transporter permease: MSLLTRPGPWKTAPAAPDASPRARRRAALPLTVGLVAALVVLCLLSAGIGAYDIPLGDVLSSVRHRMGLGGSALDRVGESVLWNVRLPRVVLALLVGASLGCAGALMQGVFGNPLAEPGVIGISSGAAVGAVASIALGFSFFGNWTVTVCAFVAGLATVLLVYAMSREGGRTEVVTLILTGIAVNAFAGALIGLCVFFADNAQISQITFWQLGSLAQATWPKVLAVLPCALLGLAVAPLYSRKLDLLALGERPARHLGVDVERLRLVLVLVVALLTAAAVSVAGIITFVGLLVPHLLRMAAGPGHRFLVPGSALGGALVLVAADLAARTVAAPAELPLGVLTALFGSPFFFWLLRRTRRRQGGWA, encoded by the coding sequence ATGAGCCTCCTGACCCGGCCCGGACCCTGGAAGACCGCCCCGGCGGCGCCCGATGCATCCCCTCGGGCCCGCCGTCGCGCCGCCCTCCCCCTGACCGTCGGCCTCGTCGCCGCCCTCGTCGTCCTGTGCCTGCTCTCGGCCGGCATCGGCGCCTACGACATCCCGCTCGGCGACGTCCTCTCCTCCGTTCGGCACCGCATGGGGCTCGGCGGGTCCGCGCTCGACCGGGTCGGCGAGAGCGTGCTGTGGAACGTGCGGCTGCCGCGCGTCGTGCTCGCCCTCCTCGTCGGCGCCTCGCTGGGCTGCGCGGGCGCGCTGATGCAAGGTGTGTTCGGCAACCCGCTCGCCGAACCCGGCGTCATCGGGATCTCGTCGGGCGCCGCCGTCGGCGCCGTCGCCTCCATCGCGCTCGGCTTCTCCTTCTTCGGCAACTGGACCGTCACCGTCTGCGCGTTCGTCGCCGGGCTCGCGACCGTCCTGCTCGTGTACGCCATGTCGCGCGAGGGCGGCCGCACGGAAGTCGTCACACTGATCCTCACCGGCATCGCCGTGAACGCCTTCGCGGGCGCCCTCATCGGCCTGTGCGTCTTCTTCGCGGACAACGCGCAGATCAGCCAGATCACGTTCTGGCAGCTCGGCTCGCTGGCGCAGGCGACGTGGCCGAAGGTCCTCGCCGTGCTGCCGTGTGCGCTGCTCGGTCTCGCCGTCGCGCCGCTGTACTCCCGGAAGCTGGACCTCCTCGCGCTCGGCGAACGGCCCGCCAGGCACCTGGGCGTGGACGTGGAGCGGCTGCGGCTCGTCCTCGTCCTCGTGGTGGCGCTGCTGACCGCGGCGGCCGTGTCCGTCGCCGGGATCATCACCTTCGTCGGCCTCCTCGTCCCTCATCTGCTGAGGATGGCCGCGGGCCCCGGGCACCGCTTCCTCGTGCCCGGGAGCGCGCTCGGCGGTGCGCTGGTCCTCGTCGCGGCCGATCTGGCCGCGCGCACGGTGGCCGCGCCCGCCGAGCTGCCGCTCGGGGTGCTGACCGCGCTCTTCGGCAGCCCGTTCTTCTTCTGGCTGCTGCGCAGGACCCGTCGCAGGCAAGGGGGTTGGGCATGA
- a CDS encoding heme ABC transporter ATP-binding protein, with protein sequence MIGQLGRRLFAGRDRELPARAAPGDVLAEAEGLRVRLGGREVLGGEPAGARGGVSLAVRAGEVLALVGPNGAGKSTLLAALAADLPPAAGVVRVCGRPADDWPAPDLALRRAVLPQSAALSFPFPVEDVVRMGRAPWAGTRAADDDDRIVREAMAATEVTEFAARPFSALSGGERARVALARVLAQRAPLLLLDEPTAALDLRHQELVLRICRDRAAAGDAVVVVLHDLGLAAAYADRVAVLRGGTVAAEGAPGDVFGEALLSEVYRQPVEVFPHPRTGAPVVAPLRGPHTSA encoded by the coding sequence ATGATCGGGCAACTGGGCAGGAGGCTCTTCGCGGGCCGTGACCGGGAGCTGCCCGCGCGGGCCGCCCCGGGTGACGTCCTCGCCGAGGCCGAGGGGCTGAGGGTGCGGCTCGGCGGGCGCGAGGTGCTGGGCGGGGAGCCGGCCGGGGCTCGCGGCGGGGTGTCGCTCGCCGTCCGGGCGGGCGAGGTGCTCGCCCTCGTCGGGCCCAACGGTGCGGGAAAGTCGACCCTGTTGGCCGCGCTCGCCGCCGACCTGCCGCCCGCCGCAGGGGTCGTACGCGTCTGTGGCAGGCCCGCTGACGACTGGCCCGCCCCCGACCTCGCGCTGCGCAGGGCCGTGCTGCCGCAGTCCGCCGCGCTGTCCTTCCCCTTTCCCGTCGAGGACGTCGTCCGCATGGGCCGCGCGCCCTGGGCCGGGACCCGCGCCGCGGACGACGACGACCGGATCGTGCGCGAGGCGATGGCGGCGACCGAGGTGACGGAGTTCGCCGCGCGCCCCTTCTCCGCGCTCAGCGGCGGCGAGCGGGCGCGGGTCGCGCTGGCCCGCGTCCTCGCCCAGCGCGCCCCGCTGCTGCTACTCGACGAGCCGACCGCCGCCCTCGACCTGCGCCATCAGGAGCTGGTCCTGCGGATCTGCCGGGACCGGGCGGCGGCCGGCGACGCGGTCGTCGTGGTCCTGCACGACCTGGGGCTCGCGGCGGCGTACGCGGACCGGGTCGCGGTGCTGCGGGGCGGGACCGTCGCGGCGGAGGGCGCCCCCGGCGACGTATTCGGGGAAGCACTGCTCTCCGAGGTGTACCGGCAGCCCGTCGAGGTCTTCCCGCACCCGCGCACCGGCGCCCCCGTGGTGGCGCCGCTGCGGGGGCCGCACACCTCCGCTTGA
- the efeO gene encoding iron uptake system protein EfeO → MRPARVPVVTAVVAAAALTAVTGCTEKSDAKGGGANSVSVTASDDKCEVSKKELSAGHVELAIENKGSKVTEVYLLFPDDRIVSERENIGPGTKQKLTAEVKAGSYEIACKPGMKGDGIRQKVTVTGGGKTAKRDPRLDKAVAEYRAYAQAQADQTLPATKTFTDAVRKGDLDAAKKAYATSRIGWERTEPVAESFGDIDPKVDVREDGLEEGQDLEKDWTGWHRLERALWKDKKIGKREKALATQLDKDLLDWQKRVGKAVITPTSMANGAKELLDEVATGKVTGEEERYSHTDLVDFKANVEGAQKSYELLKPVAAENDPALTKELDKQFAALDKLLEKHREGGAGSYAFTSYDKVGKADRKELHDGVNALAEPLSKLAAAVAKSK, encoded by the coding sequence GTGCGACCCGCCCGTGTCCCCGTCGTCACCGCCGTCGTCGCCGCGGCCGCCCTGACCGCCGTCACCGGCTGCACGGAGAAGAGCGACGCCAAGGGCGGCGGGGCGAACAGCGTCAGCGTGACCGCGTCCGACGACAAGTGCGAGGTCTCCAAGAAGGAGCTCTCCGCCGGACACGTCGAGCTGGCCATCGAGAACAAGGGCTCCAAGGTCACCGAGGTCTACCTCCTCTTCCCCGACGACCGCATCGTCAGCGAGCGCGAGAACATCGGCCCCGGCACCAAGCAGAAGCTCACCGCCGAGGTGAAGGCGGGCTCGTACGAGATCGCCTGCAAGCCGGGCATGAAGGGCGACGGCATCCGCCAGAAGGTCACCGTCACCGGCGGCGGCAAGACCGCGAAGCGCGACCCGCGCCTGGACAAGGCCGTCGCCGAGTACCGCGCCTACGCGCAGGCACAGGCCGACCAGACGCTGCCCGCGACGAAGACCTTCACGGACGCCGTGCGCAAGGGCGACCTGGACGCGGCGAAGAAGGCGTACGCCACCTCCCGCATCGGCTGGGAGCGCACCGAGCCCGTCGCCGAGTCCTTCGGCGACATCGACCCGAAGGTCGACGTGCGCGAGGACGGGCTCGAAGAGGGCCAGGACCTGGAGAAGGACTGGACGGGCTGGCACCGTCTGGAGCGCGCGCTGTGGAAGGACAAGAAGATCGGCAAGCGCGAGAAGGCGCTCGCCACGCAGCTCGACAAGGACCTCCTGGACTGGCAGAAGCGGGTCGGCAAGGCCGTCATCACGCCGACCTCGATGGCCAACGGCGCCAAGGAGCTCCTCGACGAGGTCGCCACCGGCAAGGTCACCGGCGAGGAGGAGCGCTACTCGCACACCGACCTCGTCGACTTCAAGGCCAACGTCGAGGGCGCCCAGAAGTCGTACGAGCTCCTGAAGCCGGTCGCCGCCGAGAACGACCCGGCCCTCACCAAAGAGCTCGACAAGCAGTTCGCGGCTCTGGACAAGCTCCTGGAGAAGCACCGCGAGGGCGGCGCGGGGTCCTACGCGTTCACCTCGTACGACAAGGTCGGCAAGGCGGACCGCAAGGAGCTGCACGACGGCGTCAACGCGCTGGCCGAGCCGCTGTCCAAGCTCGCCGCCGCCGTCGCCAAGTCCAAGTAG